The genomic segment CGGTAGCGGCATCGAGAACCCACGCCCGCACCGAACCGTCCTCCGCGACCAGGGACAGTCCCATCTTGCGCCCGTCGGCGGAGAAAAACGGGAGCGGCAGGTCCGCGGCGTAGTTCGGAGACGGAGCGGCGTCGGTGTTGCGATCTCTTACCGGGTAGGGGGCTGGCGGGGACCACGCCCCGCGGACCGCGCCGGTTTCGATGTCGTGGAACCGGAGTGTGAGTGGGACCGGCTCGGGCTTCTTGTCCGGCGGCGGGTGGATCTCCGGGTGGGTACTGATAACCAGTGCCCCGGCCGGGGTGACCCAGGTGCGCGCGAGGGCCGCGTCGTGCGCGTCGAGCCGCACCTCGCGCGCGAGGTGGCCGTCGGCGGCCCGGTACACCCGGACCGTCTGGCTCGGCGGGTCCCGGACGGAATCGGGTCCGCGGAGGCGGCTCTCGATCACCCACCGGCCGTCGTCGGAAAACGCCGCGGAACTCTCCGACCCTCCCACGAGTTCGCGCAACGGCTCGTCCACGGCGCGCACCGACCAGCGCACGCTGGACCCTTCGTGCGGGGGCGCCGGCGCCGGGGGCAACCGGTCCCGGAGCCAGAGCAGCACCCGCTTGCCGTCGGGGGAAATCGTGCCGGACGCGTGTTCGGTGGCGGCCACCTCGAACGTGCGCACCGTCTCGCGCCGGAGCGCGTCGTAAACCCCGAACGGGGCCGACCGGGCTAGCGGGTCGTTGCGCCCGAACGGGGAGAAGTACAACACCCACCGGCCGCGCGCGGTCGGGTACGCCGCGCCGATCTCGTCGCGCAGGCGGAGCCGTTCCGGCCAACTCGTCGCCCAGTCCGTCGACTGCCCGAGATCCCACGTGCGGTACGTACCGTCTCCCGCACCCGCGGTCAGCCGGCGACCGTCCGGGGTAAGGACGAATGCGGGAAATAATTGGTAACTGTTGCTGTCCGAAGGCTTGCGGAGGACGGCCGAGCGCCAGACCCCGACGTCGTCCGGGTGGGTACTCATTCTGGCCGGTGGGAAGCCCCCTGGGAGCACGTCCCCGATCCGGTCGGCAACGACCAGACCGTTCGGATCGGCAGTCGCGATCCGCCGTCCGTCGTCGCTCACCCGGTGCCCCCACCACCCCAACGAGGTCGGGTTCCGCGGCTCCCAACGACCCACGCGCAACCCGGTGCGGGTGTCGTAGATGCCGTGTGTTCGCGGTCCGTCTCTCATCACGACCATCTGCCCACCGGGACTAAAACAGCATGCGGGGAACTGGTCCGAGGTCCAGGCGTGGGACGGCCCGCGCCGCACGGGCTTGCCGGCGATGTCCCACAGTTCCAATCGATTCCCGGCAGGACCGTCCGACTTACCTTTCGCGAGTGTTTCGGTGTAAACAACCACCGCGATCGTCGTGTCCGGACTGATCCACCCGACTATCGCCGTTGTGTCGCCGGGACTCGGACCGAGGATCGCTCTCGCCGGCTCGGATCGGCCGCGCTCCCACACTTCGATCCGGGGCCCCTTCGCCGGGCCGGCAGGCGAGATGACGACGCGATTGCCGCCGGGTGCGACCCACACTTGGGGCTGCACGTCGAGATCGGGAAACGGGGTTTCGACCGCGCCCGTGTCCAGGTTCACCATACGGACCCGGTACCGGGCCTTGCCGGCGCCACCCGGCGGTACCCCGGGCTCTTGCTGGTGCGCCTCGGCTCGGGCCACGTACCGCAGGTCCGTGCCGAAGTTCGTGTATTGAAAAGCATCGCTGGAGGTCTTTAACTCGGGCACCTCCCTGATGCGCCGCCCGGTGGCGGTGTCGAACAGCCCGGCGCGGGTGATGGGGCGACCGAGGCGGCCGGGAACCCCTCCGTAACTGAGTACGAGGGCACGCGTGCCGTCGGCGGAGAACATCCACTCCAGGGATTCCCGTTTGGGGTCGAACGTCGCGAACCCCGGCGCTGTCAGATCGAGTTTGCCCTCGGAGTCCCAACTGTGGGTGAGCCGGCGGAGGTAGTGCCATTCCCACCCGCGGCGGTCCGGGCGACCGGGCTGCGGCCGGGTGTCGTCCAGTAGTTGGTTCAGCCGAGTCGTGCGGTCCTCGAGCGCGGCCGCGTGGGCCTGATAGATTTGCGCGGCGTACAGGAGGGCGTCCGTTTTCTCCCGTTGGGCCCGCAGGTTGTCGCGCTCGTCGTCGGCGCGCTGCCGCTCGCGGTTGGCGTCCGCTTCTCGCGCGGCGGCCGTCTTCGCGCTGTCCGTCGCGTCCCTCGCGCGGTCCTCGGCGCGCACCGCGAAGAACGAGGCGACCCCCGTTCCGATCGCGAGCACGAGCAGCACGGCGCCGGTCAGTGAGGCGACCGCCGGGTTGCGCTTCGTCCACCGCCAGCCGCGCTCGACGCTCCCCACCGGCCGCGCCACGATCGGCCGGCCCTCCAGGAAACGCCCCAGGTCGGCGGCCAGCGCGTCGGCGGTGGGGTACCGCTTCGCGGGATCTTTCTGGAGGCACTTGAGACAGATGGTTTCAATGTCGCGGGGCAATTTGGGTTGCAGTACGTGTGGCGCGACCGGGTCCTGTGTGCGGACGAGGTCGATGGTTGCGAGGAAATCGGCCCCTTTGAACGGAGGGCGACCAGTGAGCAGTTCGTACAGGATCGCGCCCAGTGCGTACACGTCGGCCGGCGCGCCGACCGCCTTGGCCCCGCCCGCTTGCTCGGGCGGCATGTAACTGGGGGTGCCGAGGATGGCACCGGTGTACGTGTGTGATTCCGAGCCGAGCTGTTTGGCGATGCCGAAATCGGCGACCTTGGGGGTTCCGTCGGCAGCGAGGAGAATGTTGGCCGGTTTGAGGTCGCGGTGAACGATTTTGGCGGCGTGGGCGTGGGCGACCGCTTGCGCGAGCGGGACGAGTAACCGGGCGGCGCGCTTGGCCTCCCACGGGGTGCCGTCGAGTCGCGCCGCAAGGCTCCCGCCGGGGACGAATTCGCACGACAGGAACGCGCGGCCGTCCGCCGCGCCCGCCTCGTAGAGCGCCACGATGTGCGGGTGCGAGAGCTTCGCCGTGGTTTCGATCTCGGACCGGAACCGGTCGCGGGCGGCGGCTCCCGCGAACTCCCCGGCCAGGATCAACTTGACCGCGACGATGCGGTTGGTCGTCAACTGCCGCGCCCGGAACACGCAGCCCATGCCGCCGGAACCGACCGGTTCGAGGATCTCGTACCCTGGAACGGTCGGGCGTGAGTTGGGGGTGGGCTCCTCCGCCCGTCCGCTGAACGTGCCGGTGCCCTCTGGGGCGCTAAACGTGCCGGTGCCGCCGTTGTCCGGCGGCTGGGTGCGGGTGTTCTCGTCGGACATGCGGGCCTCGCGGACGCGACCCAGGACAGTGTACCCGATGACGTCCGCGGGCGCGAACGAACTACTTGATCACGCCGATTTGTTTCCCCACTTCGGTGAACGCGGCGATGGCGCGGTCGATCTGCTCCGGGGTGTGCGCCGCGGACACCTGCATCCGGATGCGCGCCTGGCCGTGCGGCACCACGGGGTAGCTGAACCCGATCACGTAGATGCCGCGCTTCAGCAACTCGTTCGCCATGTTCGTGGCGACGGCCGCGTCGCCGAGCATCACGGGCAGGATCGGCGTCGGGCCGGGCTTGATCGTGAAGCCGGCCGCTTCCAGCCCGCCGCGGAGCCGGGCGGTGTTCGCCTTCAGCGTCGCACGGAGGTCCGCCGCGCCGTCCACCAGTTCCAGCGCCTTCATCCCGGCCGCCACAAGCGCCGGGGGCACGCTGTTCGAGAAGAGGTACGGCCGCGACCGGTTCCGCAACCAGTCCACGATCTCCGCACTGGCCGCCGTGAACCCGCCACTGGCGCCCCCCAGGGTCTTGCCGAGCGTACCGGTGATGACGTCGATGCGGTCCAGAACGCCCAGCTCCTCCGCGCCGCCGCGGCCGGTCCGCCCCAGGTGCCCGGTCGCGTGGCAGTCGTCGATGCCGACCGCCGCGCGGTACTCGTCGGCGAGCTGGCAGATGTCGGGGAGCCGGGCGAGATCGCCGTCCATGCTGAACACGCTGTCGGTGAAGATCATCTTGAACCGACAGCCCTTCGCTTCTTCGAGCTTCGCTTTCAGGTCGGCCATGTCGTTGTGCTTGTAGCGGAACCGCTGCGCCTTGCAGAGCCGCACGCCGTCGATGATGGACGCGTGGTTCAGCTCGTCGGAGAGGATCGCGTCCTGGTCCGTGAGCAACGGCTCGAACAGGCCGCCGTTGGCGTCGAAGCACGAGATATAGAGGATGCTGTCGCCCTTGCCGAAGAAGCGGGCGATCTGCTCCTCGCACCGC from the Frigoriglobus tundricola genome contains:
- a CDS encoding WD40 repeat domain-containing serine/threonine protein kinase, which translates into the protein MSDENTRTQPPDNGGTGTFSAPEGTGTFSGRAEEPTPNSRPTVPGYEILEPVGSGGMGCVFRARQLTTNRIVAVKLILAGEFAGAAARDRFRSEIETTAKLSHPHIVALYEAGAADGRAFLSCEFVPGGSLAARLDGTPWEAKRAARLLVPLAQAVAHAHAAKIVHRDLKPANILLAADGTPKVADFGIAKQLGSESHTYTGAILGTPSYMPPEQAGGAKAVGAPADVYALGAILYELLTGRPPFKGADFLATIDLVRTQDPVAPHVLQPKLPRDIETICLKCLQKDPAKRYPTADALAADLGRFLEGRPIVARPVGSVERGWRWTKRNPAVASLTGAVLLVLAIGTGVASFFAVRAEDRARDATDSAKTAAAREADANRERQRADDERDNLRAQREKTDALLYAAQIYQAHAAALEDRTTRLNQLLDDTRPQPGRPDRRGWEWHYLRRLTHSWDSEGKLDLTAPGFATFDPKRESLEWMFSADGTRALVLSYGGVPGRLGRPITRAGLFDTATGRRIREVPELKTSSDAFQYTNFGTDLRYVARAEAHQQEPGVPPGGAGKARYRVRMVNLDTGAVETPFPDLDVQPQVWVAPGGNRVVISPAGPAKGPRIEVWERGRSEPARAILGPSPGDTTAIVGWISPDTTIAVVVYTETLAKGKSDGPAGNRLELWDIAGKPVRRGPSHAWTSDQFPACCFSPGGQMVVMRDGPRTHGIYDTRTGLRVGRWEPRNPTSLGWWGHRVSDDGRRIATADPNGLVVADRIGDVLPGGFPPARMSTHPDDVGVWRSAVLRKPSDSNSYQLFPAFVLTPDGRRLTAGAGDGTYRTWDLGQSTDWATSWPERLRLRDEIGAAYPTARGRWVLYFSPFGRNDPLARSAPFGVYDALRRETVRTFEVAATEHASGTISPDGKRVLLWLRDRLPPAPAPPHEGSSVRWSVRAVDEPLRELVGGSESSAAFSDDGRWVIESRLRGPDSVRDPPSQTVRVYRAADGHLAREVRLDAHDAALARTWVTPAGALVISTHPEIHPPPDKKPEPVPLTLRFHDIETGAVRGAWSPPAPYPVRDRNTDAAPSPNYAADLPLPFFSADGRKMGLSLVAEDGSVRAWVLDAATGMPEAEFSAPPSARDRPVGAPPRPIWGVSRGAFGPGGRLAVWAGGDLVTWTGPGAAPVRLTGHDLGTSVAFSADGRRAFTLDTTDPGSGGGQQTLRVWELPGGRELITLRIPDERTGASAGGSVSRDVWLEGERLHVMTPTGVRVFDGTPLRK
- the kbl gene encoding glycine C-acetyltransferase; translation: MPADDINAFLRTQLDELKAKGLYKAERRIASPQKSGITVNGAEVVNFCANNYLGLANHPEIVDAAFEGLKAWGYGLSSVRFICGTQDIHKRCEEQIARFFGKGDSILYISCFDANGGLFEPLLTDQDAILSDELNHASIIDGVRLCKAQRFRYKHNDMADLKAKLEEAKGCRFKMIFTDSVFSMDGDLARLPDICQLADEYRAAVGIDDCHATGHLGRTGRGGAEELGVLDRIDVITGTLGKTLGGASGGFTAASAEIVDWLRNRSRPYLFSNSVPPALVAAGMKALELVDGAADLRATLKANTARLRGGLEAAGFTIKPGPTPILPVMLGDAAVATNMANELLKRGIYVIGFSYPVVPHGQARIRMQVSAAHTPEQIDRAIAAFTEVGKQIGVIK